A DNA window from Bacillus carboniphilus contains the following coding sequences:
- a CDS encoding rhodanese-like domain-containing protein gives MIALLVVLGAIIAYTLFNYFTQKKIVKTLTQDEFISGYRKSQLIDVREPKEYEGGHILGARNIPLSQLKMRMKEIRPDKPVYLYCQSGARSGRAARTLYRKGYRDLSHLQGGFKKWSGKIKHKN, from the coding sequence ATGATCGCTTTGCTCGTCGTGTTAGGAGCAATTATTGCTTACACATTATTCAACTACTTTACACAAAAGAAAATCGTAAAAACTCTTACACAAGATGAGTTTATTTCCGGTTACCGTAAATCTCAATTGATTGATGTACGTGAACCGAAAGAATATGAAGGTGGACATATTTTAGGTGCTAGAAACATACCTCTATCTCAGTTAAAAATGAGAATGAAAGAAATTCGTCCGGATAAACCTGTTTATCTATACTGCCAAAGTGGCGCTCGTAGTGGTCGTGCAGCTCGTACGTTGTATCGAAAAGGCTATCGTGACCTTAGCCATCTTCAAGGCGGATTTAAAAAATGGTCAGGTAAAATCAAGCATAAAAATTAA
- a CDS encoding biotin/lipoate A/B protein ligase family protein gives MTKETWRFIDTGFQSPSYNMALDEALLDWNSEEKIPPTIRFYGWNPPTLSVGYFQKVEKEINMAAVKEFGLGFVRRPTGGRGVLHEHELTYSVIVSEDHPEMPASVTEAYRVISEGILQGFRNLGLDAYFAVPRTDEEKAALKNPRSSVCFDAPSWYELVVEGRKVAGSAQTRQKGVILQHGSILLDLDEDKLFSLFNYPSDRVKERMQKAFKNKAVAINEISSRRIELEEAKEAFKKGFEEGLNITLEEYTLSDEEDAFVRKLAKERYESDDWNFKR, from the coding sequence ATGACAAAGGAAACATGGCGATTTATTGACACAGGTTTTCAATCACCTTCTTATAATATGGCACTAGACGAGGCTCTATTAGACTGGAATAGTGAAGAGAAAATTCCACCGACCATTCGGTTTTATGGTTGGAATCCTCCAACCCTATCGGTAGGATATTTTCAAAAGGTTGAAAAGGAAATTAACATGGCTGCTGTAAAAGAGTTCGGATTGGGATTTGTAAGAAGACCAACTGGTGGTCGAGGAGTTCTTCATGAGCATGAACTTACGTATAGTGTCATAGTTTCAGAAGATCATCCTGAGATGCCAGCTTCCGTTACCGAAGCATACCGTGTGATCTCTGAAGGAATTTTACAAGGCTTTCGCAATTTAGGGTTAGATGCCTATTTTGCTGTTCCTCGCACAGATGAAGAGAAAGCAGCGCTTAAAAATCCACGGTCTTCTGTTTGCTTCGATGCCCCAAGCTGGTATGAGCTTGTGGTGGAGGGGAGAAAAGTGGCTGGAAGTGCCCAGACCAGACAAAAAGGGGTCATTTTACAGCACGGGTCAATCTTGCTTGACTTAGATGAAGATAAACTGTTTAGTTTATTTAATTATCCAAGTGATAGAGTCAAAGAAAGAATGCAAAAAGCCTTTAAAAATAAAGCTGTAGCAATCAATGAAATTTCTAGTAGACGAATTGAATTAGAAGAGGCTAAAGAGGCTTTTAAAAAGGGATTTGAAGAAGGCTTGAATATTACATTAGAAGAATACACCTTAAGTGATGAGGAAGACGCTTTTGTACGAAAGCTTGCTAAGGAACGCTATGAAAGTGACGATTGGAACTTTAAGCGATAA
- a CDS encoding patatin-like phospholipase family protein, protein MYIDGVFSGGGIKGFALIGAYEAIEARGLQFKRLAGTSAGSIVAGLIAAGYTSQEVYQLLDELDVKKLLDERKSWLPGPLAKWLHLYWKLGLYKGKYLEIWLEEKLRIKGIRTFKDLPPQTLRIIASDLSNGKMLVLPDDLEKYGIPWWSFSVAKAIRMSCSLPFFFEPIKLYTGDGTNIIVDGGVLSNFPMWLFDKENVKKVRPVLGIKLSESFQDHERHQINNGIQMFEAIFETMKDAHDARYISRKHEKNIIFIPTKGVLTTEFNLSEKDKLALIQLGKDRAAEFLKRWAY, encoded by the coding sequence GTGTACATTGACGGAGTATTTTCAGGTGGTGGCATTAAAGGATTTGCTCTTATCGGTGCTTATGAGGCAATTGAAGCTCGAGGGCTTCAATTTAAACGCTTAGCAGGAACGAGTGCAGGGTCAATTGTGGCTGGCCTGATAGCAGCAGGGTATACCAGCCAAGAAGTCTATCAACTTCTTGATGAATTAGACGTAAAGAAACTCCTGGATGAAAGAAAAAGCTGGTTACCAGGGCCACTAGCCAAATGGCTCCATCTATATTGGAAACTAGGATTATATAAAGGCAAATATTTAGAAATATGGTTAGAGGAAAAGCTACGAATAAAAGGAATAAGGACGTTTAAAGACTTACCTCCACAGACCCTAAGAATCATTGCATCCGATCTCAGCAACGGTAAAATGCTAGTTTTACCTGATGACTTAGAAAAATACGGAATCCCTTGGTGGTCCTTCTCGGTTGCGAAGGCCATCCGAATGAGTTGCTCTCTTCCCTTCTTTTTTGAACCTATAAAACTTTATACTGGGGACGGCACAAACATTATTGTAGACGGAGGGGTATTAAGTAACTTTCCGATGTGGCTATTTGACAAGGAGAATGTAAAAAAGGTCCGACCTGTTCTCGGAATTAAATTAAGTGAAAGCTTCCAAGACCATGAAAGACATCAGATAAACAATGGGATTCAAATGTTTGAAGCCATATTTGAAACCATGAAAGATGCTCATGATGCTCGTTATATTTCTAGGAAGCATGAGAAAAATATAATCTTTATTCCAACTAAGGGTGTCCTTACAACAGAATTCAATCTATCTGAAAAAGATAAACTAGCACTTATTCAATTAGGAAAAGATCGTGCAGCAGAATTTTTAAAAAGATGGGCATACTAA
- a CDS encoding SA1362 family protein — MSPWKKWLFYSLIALAILGVMSFLLTDPSQLFRSLLITVLMAALFIFIVTRFRGTGTRNRKEHQAFMKAAKQSKKRMKMREEQSNQKNRSLSKSSFKKAIHTKKKSAASHLTVIEGKKGKKKDKASF; from the coding sequence TTGAGTCCATGGAAGAAATGGTTGTTTTATAGTCTAATCGCATTAGCAATCCTTGGGGTTATGAGCTTTCTACTTACAGATCCGTCTCAGCTTTTTAGAAGCTTGCTCATTACAGTGCTAATGGCTGCACTTTTTATTTTTATCGTTACAAGGTTTAGAGGTACTGGAACGCGTAACCGTAAAGAACACCAAGCATTTATGAAGGCCGCTAAGCAATCCAAGAAACGGATGAAAATGCGTGAAGAACAAAGCAATCAAAAAAACCGCTCCCTCTCTAAATCAAGCTTTAAAAAGGCTATTCATACAAAAAAGAAATCGGCAGCTTCTCACTTAACCGTGATAGAAGGTAAAAAGGGGAAGAAAAAAGATAAAGCCTCCTTCTAA
- a CDS encoding YqhR family membrane protein yields the protein MSENTEEKKKDPKLEQNKKEEPMSLVAMSAVIGLCGGLFWSLVGYLAYWFSFTEVSPRVVLEPIAVGDWKNSWLGVVISLGMLSVFSMGAALVYYVALKKFKRMWIGIAYGLLLFGVIFFILNPIFPSIKPIRDIDWYTWVTSACLYALYGLFIGYSISYEANEMRVEKETEVSH from the coding sequence ATGTCAGAGAATACTGAAGAAAAAAAGAAGGATCCTAAACTAGAGCAAAACAAAAAAGAAGAGCCGATGTCTCTCGTTGCCATGTCTGCTGTTATTGGGTTATGTGGGGGCTTATTCTGGAGTCTAGTTGGTTATCTTGCCTATTGGTTTTCTTTTACTGAAGTTAGTCCCAGAGTTGTTCTAGAACCAATTGCTGTTGGCGACTGGAAAAATTCCTGGCTTGGTGTGGTCATTTCACTTGGTATGTTGTCAGTGTTTTCAATGGGCGCAGCATTAGTATATTATGTCGCGTTAAAGAAGTTTAAACGAATGTGGATAGGGATTGCCTATGGTCTGCTCCTCTTTGGTGTTATCTTTTTCATATTAAATCCAATCTTCCCTAGTATAAAACCGATTCGTGATATCGATTGGTATACATGGGTTACAAGTGCTTGTTTATATGCACTATATGGTCTATTTATTGGATATTCTATTTCATATGAAGCAAATGAGATGAGAGTTGAAAAAGAAACTGAGGTTTCACACTAA
- the aroQ gene encoding type II 3-dehydroquinate dehydratase, translating to MKRIVVLNGPNLNLLGSREVSVYGSTTLKDIENSLRDLADTNGVELDFWQSNHEGQIIDWLHDSNSEETIGVIINPGAFTHYSYAIRDAVAAIRPPVIEVHISNVHARESFRHHSVIAPVCEGQILGLGVKGYKLAFQSFFL from the coding sequence ATGAAACGAATTGTGGTTTTAAACGGTCCAAATTTGAATCTGCTTGGTAGCAGGGAAGTTTCCGTATATGGTTCGACCACACTGAAGGATATTGAAAATAGTTTAAGGGATTTAGCAGATACTAATGGTGTGGAATTGGACTTTTGGCAGTCCAATCATGAAGGTCAGATCATTGATTGGTTGCATGATAGTAATTCGGAAGAGACAATTGGTGTCATAATCAATCCTGGAGCCTTTACTCACTATAGTTATGCCATCCGGGATGCAGTGGCTGCTATTCGTCCACCTGTTATTGAAGTACATATTTCGAATGTTCATGCGAGAGAGAGCTTCCGACACCATTCCGTCATTGCACCGGTTTGTGAAGGTCAAATTTTGGGTTTAGGAGTTAAAGGGTACAAGCTAGCATTTCAATCATTTTTTCTATAG
- a CDS encoding Xaa-Pro peptidase family protein, protein MEKVQKFQSILSQHGVDGMLITSTHNRRYLSNFTGSAGAVLITEDKALFITDFRYVEQAGKQCEGFEVVQHSASIHAEVGEQAKKLGIQKLGFEEQHVTFSEYKLLQNNVDAELVPVSNAVEKLRLIKSEAEIKILKDAADIADAAFKYILDVIKPGKTELEVSNELEFFMRKSGATSSSFDIIVASGARSALPHGVASDKVIEKGDFVTLDFGALYKGYVSDITRTVSVGEPAAELKEIYDIVLESQLRSMDGIKPGMTGKQADAIARDYITEKGYGEYFGHSLGHGIGLEVHEGPGLSFRSDIVLEPGMVVTVEPGIYLPGKGGVRIEDDTIITKDGNETLTHSTKDLIIL, encoded by the coding sequence ATGGAAAAGGTACAAAAATTTCAATCCATACTTAGCCAACATGGTGTAGATGGAATGCTGATTACTAGTACACACAATAGAAGATATCTATCTAACTTTACTGGATCAGCAGGAGCAGTTCTAATAACAGAAGATAAGGCATTATTTATCACTGATTTTCGCTATGTGGAACAAGCTGGAAAACAATGTGAAGGTTTTGAAGTAGTTCAGCATAGTGCTTCTATCCATGCAGAAGTTGGGGAACAAGCTAAAAAGCTAGGGATTCAAAAACTAGGATTTGAAGAGCAACACGTGACATTCTCTGAATATAAGCTACTTCAAAATAATGTAGATGCGGAACTGGTTCCTGTATCCAATGCGGTTGAAAAGTTGCGCTTGATTAAGTCTGAGGCAGAGATTAAGATATTAAAGGATGCAGCAGACATTGCAGATGCTGCTTTTAAGTATATACTAGATGTGATTAAACCTGGGAAAACTGAACTCGAAGTTTCGAATGAGTTAGAGTTTTTCATGAGAAAAAGTGGAGCAACATCTTCATCTTTTGATATTATTGTTGCATCTGGTGCACGTTCAGCACTACCACATGGTGTAGCTAGCGATAAAGTAATTGAAAAGGGCGACTTTGTAACCCTTGATTTTGGGGCACTTTATAAAGGATACGTTTCGGATATTACGAGAACAGTGTCAGTGGGAGAGCCTGCTGCTGAGTTGAAAGAAATATATGATATCGTATTAGAATCCCAGCTCCGCTCCATGGATGGTATAAAGCCAGGTATGACTGGTAAACAAGCTGACGCCATTGCAAGAGATTATATTACAGAAAAAGGTTATGGGGAATACTTTGGACATTCATTAGGTCATGGAATTGGACTTGAAGTTCATGAAGGACCAGGACTTTCTTTCCGTTCAGACATAGTATTAGAACCAGGCATGGTTGTTACTGTGGAACCTGGAATCTACCTTCCAGGTAAAGGTGGAGTCAGAATTGAAGATGACACAATCATAACAAAAGATGGAAATGAGACATTAACACATTCTACAAAGGATTTAATCATCCTATAG
- the efp gene encoding elongation factor P, which translates to MISVNDFKTGLTIEVDNGIWQVIEFQHVKPGKGAAFVRSKLRNLRTGAVQEKTFRAGEKVSKAHIENRKMQYLYANGDQHVFMDNESYDQIELPSTQIEYQLKYLKENMEVSIMMFQGETLGVELPNTVVLEVVETEPGIKGDTASGGSKPATLETGLVVNVPFFINQGEKLIINTTDGTYVSRA; encoded by the coding sequence ATGATTTCGGTAAACGATTTTAAGACTGGATTAACAATTGAAGTAGACAATGGGATTTGGCAAGTAATCGAATTCCAACATGTTAAGCCTGGTAAGGGAGCTGCCTTTGTTCGTTCTAAACTACGTAACTTGCGCACAGGAGCCGTGCAAGAAAAGACGTTCCGTGCAGGTGAAAAAGTAAGTAAAGCTCACATTGAAAATAGAAAAATGCAATATTTATATGCAAATGGAGATCAACACGTATTCATGGATAATGAATCTTATGATCAAATTGAACTTCCATCAACTCAAATCGAATACCAATTAAAATACCTTAAAGAAAATATGGAAGTATCTATTATGATGTTCCAAGGTGAAACACTTGGAGTTGAGCTTCCAAATACAGTTGTGCTTGAAGTTGTAGAAACTGAGCCTGGTATTAAAGGTGATACGGCATCTGGAGGATCTAAACCAGCTACATTAGAAACGGGTCTAGTTGTAAACGTGCCTTTCTTTATAAACCAAGGTGAAAAACTAATCATCAACACAACAGATGGTACGTACGTATCTCGTGCATAA
- the spoIIIAA gene encoding stage III sporulation protein AA, which yields MESIVACLPRNIAEQITRIPQQVQKEMEEIRIRVDRPIEICVNGTASFLPYYSTAEDALHLLDKISHFSMYTLEEELKRGYITIEGGHRVGLAGKVILEGGKVKAIRDISSFNIRIARETIGIANPWIPYLYNQEKWYHTMIIGAPQSGKTTLLRDIARYISSGSNNNTIRPYKVGIVDERSEIAGCMNGIPQLQFGPRVDVLDACPKAEGMMMMIRSMSPEVLIVDEIGRNEDTEAILEAVNAGIQLMMTTHGYSFEEVINRPSMAPIMKQQIIQRYLVLSKKENKRTVTVLNGKGQPVLKKVSVT from the coding sequence TTGGAATCCATTGTAGCTTGTTTGCCTAGAAACATTGCAGAACAAATCACAAGAATCCCTCAACAAGTCCAGAAGGAAATGGAAGAAATTAGAATAAGAGTAGATCGCCCGATTGAGATTTGTGTAAATGGCACGGCCTCCTTTCTACCCTACTATTCAACAGCCGAAGATGCCCTTCATTTGCTGGATAAAATCAGTCACTTCTCTATGTATACATTGGAAGAAGAACTAAAACGTGGCTACATAACAATAGAGGGTGGCCATCGAGTTGGGTTGGCAGGGAAAGTCATACTAGAAGGCGGAAAAGTAAAGGCAATTCGAGACATTTCATCTTTTAATATACGTATTGCCCGAGAAACGATTGGTATTGCGAATCCGTGGATTCCTTACCTTTATAACCAAGAGAAATGGTACCATACCATGATTATCGGAGCTCCTCAGTCTGGAAAAACAACGCTTTTGCGTGACATAGCTCGTTACATCTCTTCAGGGAGTAACAACAATACGATTCGGCCATATAAAGTGGGTATTGTAGATGAACGCTCTGAAATAGCTGGGTGTATGAACGGGATTCCCCAATTGCAATTTGGACCAAGAGTAGATGTTTTAGACGCTTGTCCAAAAGCAGAGGGCATGATGATGATGATCCGATCAATGAGTCCAGAAGTTCTCATTGTTGATGAAATAGGAAGAAATGAGGATACAGAAGCTATTCTAGAAGCAGTCAATGCAGGAATCCAGTTGATGATGACGACACATGGATATTCATTTGAAGAAGTGATAAACCGGCCCTCCATGGCCCCGATCATGAAACAACAAATTATCCAAAGGTATCTAGTTCTATCTAAGAAAGAGAATAAAAGAACAGTAACGGTCCTTAATGGAAAAGGGCAACCCGTTTTAAAGAAAGTGAGCGTGACATAA
- the spoIIIAB gene encoding stage III sporulation protein SpoIIIAB, with translation MVKLLGAVFILAATTWTGFEASRHLNERPRQLRQLKVALQSLEAEIMFGHTPLHEAARKLSKQLAKPLNWLFEIFAEKLIEEETTVRDAWIQSLDEIWKSTALKQGEYEILLQFGETLGRHDRYTQQKQILLAITHLEREESDARDRQSKYEKMVKSLGFLSGLLLIVLLI, from the coding sequence GTGGTAAAGCTTCTAGGTGCTGTATTTATTCTTGCGGCGACAACTTGGACTGGCTTCGAGGCATCACGGCATTTAAACGAACGCCCAAGACAGCTAAGACAATTAAAAGTGGCTCTTCAATCATTAGAAGCAGAGATTATGTTTGGTCATACACCGTTGCACGAAGCAGCCAGAAAACTCTCGAAACAGCTTGCCAAACCCTTAAATTGGTTGTTTGAAATTTTTGCTGAGAAGTTGATTGAAGAAGAGACAACCGTCCGAGATGCATGGATACAGAGTTTAGATGAAATATGGAAAAGTACGGCTCTTAAACAAGGAGAATACGAGATTCTGCTTCAGTTTGGAGAAACGCTAGGAAGACATGACCGGTATACACAGCAAAAACAAATATTATTAGCCATTACACATTTAGAGCGAGAAGAATCAGACGCCAGAGACCGACAAAGTAAATATGAAAAAATGGTAAAAAGCTTAGGGTTCTTATCAGGACTATTATTGATTGTTCTACTGATATGA
- the spoIIIAC gene encoding stage III sporulation protein AC, with translation MGIEVDVIFKIAGVGIVVAFLHTILDQVGKKEYAQWVTLFGFIYILFMVASIVDDLFEKIKSVFLFQ, from the coding sequence ATGGGGATTGAAGTCGATGTCATATTTAAAATTGCAGGGGTAGGTATTGTCGTAGCTTTTTTACACACGATATTGGACCAGGTTGGAAAAAAGGAGTATGCCCAATGGGTTACGCTCTTTGGATTCATCTATATTTTATTTATGGTTGCCTCAATTGTGGATGATTTATTTGAGAAAATAAAATCTGTTTTCCTGTTTCAATAA
- the spoIIIAD gene encoding stage III sporulation protein AD, producing MDILKIVAIALISTFLALLLKEQKPNFAFLFIVFVGCMIFLFLVDEIYRIIRMIEKIAVNANVNLVYVETILKIIGIAYIAEFAAQISKDAGMGAIASKIELAGKVLILAMAVPILTVLIETIIGLIPA from the coding sequence ATTGATATTTTAAAAATTGTAGCGATTGCCCTTATATCTACCTTTTTAGCACTTTTACTCAAGGAACAAAAGCCTAACTTTGCATTTCTATTTATTGTTTTTGTAGGATGCATGATCTTCTTATTCCTTGTCGATGAGATTTACCGTATTATCCGCATGATTGAAAAAATTGCAGTCAATGCCAATGTCAATCTTGTATATGTAGAGACGATTTTGAAAATTATTGGAATTGCCTATATTGCTGAGTTTGCTGCTCAAATATCAAAGGATGCAGGAATGGGAGCGATTGCTTCAAAAATTGAGCTAGCAGGAAAGGTCTTAATTCTGGCAATGGCGGTACCTATACTTACTGTTCTCATTGAAACCATTATCGGTCTAATTCCAGCCTAG
- the spoIIIAE gene encoding stage III sporulation protein AE encodes MKQKLLTVLLIQLIGLVWISSSALASNEKEVLENEQDQPEMIEEQLDKLGIDELVQYWDHLVNEYGGFLPESQKGSLVEFIKGEKEFSIKEWFSAFLRFMFHELIVNGKLLGMLILLTVFSVFLQSLQNAFESGTVSKAAYAIVFMVLIILALNSFHVAIQYTKDTIETMIHFTLALIPILLALMATSGGIISAALFHPLIVFLMNTSGIFINAVVLPLLFLSAILSIVSTLSDQHKVTQLAQLLRNWSIGLLGIFMTVFLGVISVQGATAAVSDGVAIRTAKFLTGNFIPVIGRMFTDAADTVINASVLLKNTVGIVGVVLLLVIAAFPALKILIIAFIYKFAAALLQPLGGGPVIKCLDIISKSMIYIFASLAIVSFMFFLSVTIMIAAGNITLMVR; translated from the coding sequence ATGAAGCAAAAGCTATTGACCGTTCTTCTCATTCAGTTGATAGGGCTAGTTTGGATTAGCTCATCTGCTTTAGCTTCAAATGAGAAGGAAGTATTAGAAAATGAACAAGATCAACCTGAAATGATTGAAGAACAATTGGACAAGCTTGGAATTGACGAACTAGTTCAGTACTGGGATCATCTTGTAAATGAATATGGTGGTTTTTTACCAGAGAGTCAAAAAGGTAGTTTAGTAGAGTTCATAAAAGGTGAAAAAGAATTTTCTATCAAAGAATGGTTTAGCGCGTTCTTACGATTTATGTTTCATGAACTAATCGTCAATGGAAAGCTTTTAGGTATGCTGATTCTATTAACGGTATTTAGTGTTTTCCTTCAATCCCTACAGAATGCATTCGAGTCCGGAACCGTAAGTAAGGCAGCCTATGCGATTGTTTTTATGGTATTGATCATCTTGGCATTAAATAGCTTCCATGTCGCCATTCAGTATACAAAAGATACGATTGAAACTATGATTCATTTTACCTTGGCGTTAATCCCAATTTTACTTGCGTTAATGGCCACTTCAGGCGGAATCATATCAGCTGCTTTATTTCATCCTTTAATTGTTTTTCTCATGAATACAAGTGGAATTTTTATCAACGCTGTCGTACTACCTCTATTGTTTTTATCAGCTATTTTGAGCATTGTTAGTACCCTATCCGACCAGCATAAAGTGACCCAACTAGCACAATTGCTCAGAAATTGGAGTATTGGCTTGTTAGGGATTTTCATGACTGTATTTTTGGGTGTTATTTCAGTACAAGGGGCAACAGCTGCAGTCTCAGACGGGGTTGCTATTCGAACAGCCAAATTTTTAACAGGCAATTTTATACCTGTTATTGGCCGAATGTTTACAGATGCCGCTGATACAGTCATCAATGCTTCTGTTCTATTGAAAAACACAGTGGGGATTGTGGGAGTCGTCCTTTTACTAGTTATTGCAGCTTTTCCTGCATTAAAAATATTGATTATTGCATTTATATATAAGTTTGCCGCGGCACTCCTTCAACCTTTAGGTGGAGGTCCGGTCATTAAATGCTTAGACATTATTAGTAAAAGTATGATCTACATTTTTGCATCACTAGCTATCGTTTCTTTTATGTTCTTTTTGAGTGTAACAATTATGATTGCAGCTGGAAATATCACTCTTATGGTGAGGTAA
- the spoIIIAF gene encoding stage III sporulation protein AF: MSFLTQWITNIIIFILLAIVIDLLLPNSNLKRYTKMVTGLLLITIILSPLFQLFNQDFNQIMENMDLEEYVSAEEIKNQIDFKKKEIQASNRAYTLEHMAVQLEESVKEELMTQYGLEIKKINIQAQNLDELSNEPNIQSVFISLKENDVQESDTIPVVEIVEIDTEKPSDKQTSPSEDEKTIRTLLSEKWSLDPEVIEVDIERGNEG, from the coding sequence ATGAGTTTTCTAACTCAGTGGATAACAAACATCATTATTTTTATTCTTTTAGCCATTGTCATTGATTTACTACTCCCCAATTCAAATCTTAAGAGATATACCAAAATGGTGACGGGTCTATTACTCATTACGATTATTTTATCCCCGTTGTTTCAACTGTTTAATCAGGATTTCAATCAAATCATGGAAAACATGGATTTAGAAGAGTACGTCAGCGCAGAAGAAATAAAAAATCAGATAGATTTTAAGAAAAAAGAAATACAAGCATCTAATCGTGCATATACATTAGAACACATGGCTGTCCAACTAGAAGAAAGTGTGAAGGAGGAGTTGATGACACAGTACGGTTTAGAAATAAAAAAGATAAACATTCAAGCACAAAACTTGGACGAACTTTCAAACGAACCCAATATACAATCTGTGTTCATTTCACTTAAGGAGAATGATGTTCAAGAGAGCGATACGATACCAGTCGTAGAAATAGTTGAAATTGATACTGAAAAGCCATCAGATAAGCAGACATCTCCTTCTGAAGATGAAAAGACAATAAGAACTCTACTTTCTGAAAAATGGAGCTTGGATCCAGAAGTAATAGAGGTTGATATTGAAAGGGGGAATGAGGGCTAG
- the spoIIIAG gene encoding stage III sporulation protein AG, translated as MNNDKGPLTWIKKWLQKLESSSDREEAKKPSKYQYLLIVLLAGVAIMLVSNVLTAESKPEGQSTLTFSNGKESDSTEDVETLGQQKDSGKQVTMSDFERMYETQIKDALDQIVGVSDVTVVVNVASTAANVYETNRVTQKQTTDETDRQGGKRTVEDSSVDEQIVIIRDGQKEVPLLYKTEKPAVKGVLVVARGAENIQVKQWIIEAVTRVLDVPIHRVAVMPKKSKGDS; from the coding sequence ATGAATAATGATAAAGGTCCTCTTACCTGGATAAAGAAATGGCTGCAAAAACTAGAGTCAAGCTCTGATAGGGAAGAGGCCAAAAAACCTTCAAAATATCAGTATTTATTGATTGTGCTACTTGCAGGTGTAGCCATTATGCTGGTTAGTAATGTGCTTACTGCTGAGAGCAAACCTGAGGGACAGTCAACATTAACATTCAGTAATGGAAAAGAATCTGATTCTACTGAGGATGTAGAAACATTAGGGCAACAAAAGGACAGTGGCAAACAAGTTACAATGAGTGATTTTGAGAGAATGTACGAAACACAGATAAAGGATGCATTGGATCAAATTGTTGGTGTTAGCGATGTCACGGTTGTAGTGAATGTTGCATCGACAGCAGCAAATGTTTATGAAACCAATCGGGTAACCCAAAAACAAACGACAGATGAGACAGATCGACAGGGGGGAAAGCGCACTGTTGAAGATTCCTCTGTTGATGAACAAATTGTAATTATTAGAGATGGTCAAAAGGAAGTTCCGTTGCTCTATAAAACGGAAAAGCCTGCGGTAAAAGGTGTGTTGGTGGTAGCAAGAGGAGCTGAAAATATTCAAGTGAAACAGTGGATTATTGAAGCTGTTACAAGAGTATTAGATGTTCCCATTCATAGGGTAGCAGTTATGCCAAAAAAATCTAAGGGGGATTCTTAA
- a CDS encoding SpoIIIAH-like family protein has product MLLKKQTVWLLTMLSLVVVLSIYYITSPEQANDVASNEESNDSSETNGQLTDSDEIIISEASGDEVFAQLRYDLELQRSEKMEELTEAMASADLSTEEVNAMKEEMDQLDELKYKEEMLEMQIISMGFDDALVRTVDGKVHITVKSNDPSPSLANDILLLVHDELGSEFELVAVEYSPTE; this is encoded by the coding sequence ATGCTATTGAAAAAACAAACAGTTTGGCTTTTAACAATGCTTAGTTTAGTGGTTGTTCTATCGATTTATTACATTACGTCTCCAGAGCAAGCAAATGATGTAGCTTCGAATGAAGAGTCAAATGATTCCAGCGAAACAAATGGTCAACTAACAGATTCTGATGAAATTATTATCTCCGAAGCTAGTGGGGATGAAGTTTTTGCACAATTACGCTATGACCTAGAGTTACAACGTTCTGAGAAAATGGAGGAATTAACGGAAGCAATGGCTTCTGCAGACCTCTCTACAGAAGAAGTTAACGCTATGAAAGAGGAAATGGATCAGTTAGATGAGCTAAAATATAAAGAAGAAATGTTAGAAATGCAGATTATCTCAATGGGCTTTGATGATGCATTAGTACGTACGGTTGATGGAAAGGTTCATATCACTGTAAAATCAAATGACCCATCACCATCTTTAGCGAATGATATTCTATTATTAGTACATGACGAGCTAGGTTCAGAATTTGAACTAGTTGCAGTGGAGTACAGCCCAACAGAATAA